The nucleotide window GTGTTTTGCTACCTCTCAAAATCTATTGCAGAAGAGGTTCAATGGTTTTTTTTCAACGTGTAGTTTAAACTCATTTTACCTTGTATTATTATGGATAACAAAGTGTATTTAATAATACTAATCAAGCAAGAGTGATGAATAAACTAGTAAAATGtacattttcttgttttattttaatggtataaaattatacatttactctatttttttgCATGTTACTCTTCttacttttctctcttcataaaattatttttctctaagTGGTGGCTGATGTAACAGATGGGGTTGTCCTCCAAGCAAATTCCCATGGACTTATGATTCCAAAGAGACATGTTATCTTCTAGAAGGAGAAGTTAAGGTAACACCAAATGGAGCAAATGAGTCAGTTGAATTTGGTGCTGGTGACTTGGTTGTGTTTCCTAAAGGGATGAGTTGTACTTGGGATGTGTCTGTTGCTGTGAACAAGCACTATCTCTTTGAATAATTCTTAAATGTGGCATAATGTTTCCCCTAATGAATGAAATAGTAGGACTTTCATGATCTGACTTGGCATATGTGCGTTACTTCAactatgttattttgtttagaaTGTATCACACATTAATACATTATTCTTGTGTCAATTTCTTTACAGATCTAtcatttttaaggtgaataagtggggtgttcaaGGTTCGAGCCTCAGCACTTGTTCATACTAACTAAGGTAGGTTCACGGAAACGTTAGCGCGTAtgttgtatttaaaaaatatatatatctacAATTAAAAGTGTTTTTGGTATTATGGAAGGTTTATCATAATCATGATGAATCATTATGATTCTGACTAACCCAGTCTAATATCAAACATGCACTAATAGTCATTTTAGAAAATTACAACTATCTGTGATGAAACTTGAATTGTTACCAATGAACTGACATATCGTAGAGATTAACATGTATAGCCAAGACTCCAGCAGAATTGGACTCGCTCAGTGtcacaaattttatttgttcGATGATAATTTGACAATTCATATTATGAGTTATATCATGTGCAGCTCCTGATAAATTTGGGTGCTGAAGTTGTTTATATGTATGAAttcatatttgtcattttttttacaaaacatatTTGTCATTTATAAACAGTAGTAAATAGTTATTAAATTTGTTATCTTTAGGATATTATTGTACAATGGTTTCAACAATTATCTATGAATTAAACATGGCACCATATGTAATTGCAACGGTTTATGATTTGGACTCCATCCAATTTTGCAGCAACATCAATTCCTAACAAGGCATAGCTCTAGTATTAGTTCCACAAGATCGAAGTGTATCAGAGTAGGAGATAAAACGGAGTTTAAATGCATAATTGTGTCGACATATTTATTCGACCATCATAAAATTTTCACCCTCCAAACCATAACTTTAAAGTTTCTCTTCCATAGCAAAAACTAAGAGATTACCattcataaacataaacccTCTAACATTAGGATTTGTCTCATTCAATCTCAATGCTCTTACCCTCACTGTCAATACCTTTTTCCACGAACCTGACTCATAGTCTTTTAAAAACCAAACAGTGAAAacataatttcttaatttcacCAAACAAATAGAACTATTGAAACTTCTCTTTTTACCCCCCAGTTGAATATGCCCATGTTACACATAATATGACAACCTTTTACAGCTTCCCTTGGCAACCTAAGCATAGTTGAGATTCCATTCTCTAGATTATAAGACATTATATATGGCTTATAAAAAGGCCTAGATTTTGCAAAGTAAGAAGTGCAATCTGAGATAAAATGAAGACATCCCTTGTGAAATACATGCATGTCAAATTCCATGTTCCTACCACCAggtgaacaactattttttcaTTGTTGTCCACACACCTTCTTTGCTGTGATAAACACCACATGTATAAGAAGTTAGTGACCACACACCTGAGTTTTCAAAAGAAACATCTTGTAGTCATCTAAAGAGCAATCTAAAATGAGGTTTATATCAGCAAAACTATGGTTTCTTTGAAATGACTAACGGGTGGGAAGTGAAGACCAAGACTTTGTAACTGGATTACATTTTCCAAACTCAATCAAATCATGATCATTAATGGTGTGACCAACAACTAGACCATTACTAGAAGCTA belongs to Medicago truncatula cultivar Jemalong A17 chromosome 6, MtrunA17r5.0-ANR, whole genome shotgun sequence and includes:
- the LOC11443706 gene encoding uncharacterized protein, producing MSNVTEKLGIKIEKNPSEEKLTQLGVRQWSKWGCPPSKFPWTYDSKETCYLLEGEVKVTPNGANESVEFGAGDLVVFPKGMSCTWDVSVAVNKHYLFE